One stretch of Segatella copri DNA includes these proteins:
- the nhaD gene encoding sodium:proton antiporter NhaD, translating into MTTLTISIIVVFVLGYALIATESLTKVNKAAIALLMLVGCWTLYMVDPMQYLQLMHPDYTGGAAGMVEKVTGIIQEHLGDTATTLFFLMGAMTIVEIVDQNGGFNWVRKVMKTKSKRALLWRIAILTFFLSAILDNLTTSIVMIMILRKLVTDHKDRMVYASLVIIAANSGGAFSPIGDVTTIMLWNKGLITAAGVIAEIFIPSVVSMVIPALILQTMLKGELVMPEVSAQQNAAVSDFTEGQRKAVFWLGVGGLVFVPIFKSITHLPPFVGILLVLGVLWTATEIFYRGLHRGADAEGTQKRVTKLLSRVDMSTILFFLGILMAVSCLAEIGVLTALGQGLNVVFDGNHYLVTGIIGVLSSIVDNVPLVAGCMGMYPVAAAGDMAVDGVFWQLLAYCAGVGGSMLIIGSAAGVVVMGLEKITFGWYMKHISWIAFVGYLAGIISYWFIRTFLYAI; encoded by the coding sequence ATGACTACACTTACAATTTCTATTATTGTCGTTTTCGTGCTCGGCTATGCACTCATAGCCACCGAAAGCTTGACAAAGGTAAACAAGGCTGCGATAGCCCTGTTGATGTTGGTAGGTTGTTGGACCCTCTACATGGTGGATCCAATGCAGTATCTCCAGTTGATGCACCCTGATTATACAGGCGGTGCAGCAGGAATGGTGGAGAAGGTGACCGGAATCATCCAGGAACATCTGGGTGATACTGCCACAACACTCTTCTTCCTGATGGGTGCAATGACCATCGTGGAAATCGTTGACCAGAACGGCGGATTCAACTGGGTTCGCAAGGTGATGAAGACAAAGTCGAAGCGTGCGCTTCTCTGGCGTATCGCTATCCTTACCTTCTTCCTCTCTGCAATCCTCGACAATCTGACCACCAGTATCGTGATGATCATGATTCTCCGAAAGCTCGTCACCGACCATAAGGATCGCATGGTTTATGCATCTCTCGTCATCATCGCAGCCAATTCGGGTGGTGCCTTCTCACCAATCGGCGACGTTACCACCATCATGCTCTGGAACAAGGGACTGATTACTGCAGCCGGCGTTATCGCCGAAATCTTCATCCCGTCTGTGGTTTCCATGGTGATTCCTGCCCTCATCCTTCAGACCATGTTGAAGGGCGAACTCGTGATGCCTGAGGTTTCTGCCCAGCAGAATGCAGCGGTCAGCGATTTCACCGAAGGTCAGCGCAAGGCTGTGTTCTGGTTGGGAGTAGGCGGTTTGGTCTTCGTTCCTATCTTCAAGAGTATCACCCACTTGCCTCCATTCGTAGGAATCCTTCTAGTATTGGGCGTTCTCTGGACTGCCACCGAAATTTTCTATCGCGGTTTGCATCGTGGAGCTGATGCTGAGGGCACTCAGAAGCGAGTAACCAAGTTGCTTTCTCGTGTTGATATGAGTACCATTCTCTTCTTCCTCGGTATCCTGATGGCAGTATCCTGCCTGGCTGAGATTGGCGTGTTGACTGCTTTGGGTCAGGGCTTGAACGTCGTATTCGATGGCAACCACTACCTCGTAACTGGTATCATCGGTGTGCTTTCAAGTATTGTTGATAATGTGCCTCTGGTAGCCGGATGTATGGGAATGTATCCTGTGGCAGCCGCTGGTGATATGGCTGTGGATGGTGTCTTCTGGCAGTTGCTGGCCTACTGTGCCGGTGTCGGTGGTTCAATGCTGATTATCGGTAGTGCCGCAGGTGTGGTAGTAATGGGCTTGGAGAAGATTACCTTCGGCTGGTATATGAAGCATATCTCCTGGATAGCTTTCGTAGGTTATCTCGCAGGTATCATCAGCTACTGGTTCATCCGCACCTTCCTTTATGCTATCTAA